The window TACCACCATTCCTAATCAGGCAAAACATATCTTTAATACCATCTTATTTTATGAAACCAGTAAACTGATGTTTCGTGTTGCCGGTAATTACAAAGGAAATTATGTAAGTGAAATCAGAGCTGCTGCGGGGGCAGATCATTATCAATATTTTGATAAAAACTTCACCGTGGATCTTTCTACTTCATACAGTATTTCAAAGAAAGTTCGGCTATTTTTAGAGCTTAACAATATTTTTAATGAACCCAACCGCTATTATATGGGAACTAAAGACCGTGTAGAAAATATCTCTTATTCAGGAATGCGCGGACAAATGGGATTTACCTACAATTTTTAATCAAAACAATTTATTCATCAATGAAAAAGTATATATACGGAGCTGCATTTTGTATGACAGCTTTATTACAGGCACAAAACCAATGTCAGAATCCAAGAATCAACCAGCTTCAGATTGTGGGAACGCATAATTCATATGCTCAACCTGTAGATCCTAAAGTATTGGATATGGTTACTCCAATTATCAAAGGAATGATGCAAAAATATGACAGCATGATGTCTGAAGAACAAAAAGCAAAGTTCAAGGAGTATCATCCAAATGGGATGGATTTAAAAGAAGGATTAAACTATAACCATCCCGATTTTACAGAACAACTGAATGCTAATCTCCGTGGTCTGGAAATAGATGTTTATTATGATCCGGAGGGCAGCAGATTCAGCCATCCTACCTCCTATGAAGCTTTAAAAGCAAAAGGAATAACCGATTTAGCTCCTTTTAATATCCAAGGATTGGATCAGCCTGGATTTAAAGTATTACATATGGCTGATATTGATTTTAGAACCCATTATCCTACTTTGAAAGATGCACTTACCACTCTTAAAACGTGGTCTGATCAACATCCCGGGCACACTCCTGTCTTTATGATGATCGAGGCAAAAGATTCGGGGTTTCCTATCCTGGAAAACAGTACAAAGGTTTTACCCTTTGATAAAAAGACTTATGATGATCTGGACACAGAAATCATAAAATATCTTGGAAAAGATAAGATCATTACTCCAAAAGAAGTTCAGGGAAAATATAATACTTTAAAAGAAGCTGTAACCCACAATAACTGGCCCAAACTAAATGACAGCAAAGGGAAATTCATCTTTATGCTGCTGCCAGGAAGCGCAGGAACCTTATCTTCAAAAAACAACCCTTATCTGATTAACGGTTCACTAAAAGAAAGAGTGATGTTTCTAAACAGCGAACCTGAGGATTCTTTCGCAGGATTTATATTAAGAGATAATGCGATCGTGAGACAAAAAGAAATTCAGGAGCTGGTAAAGCAGGGTTATATGGTAAGAACAAGATCAGACATTGAAACCTACGAAGCCAAAGTCAATGATTCTACCCGTTCCAAAGCAGCTTTCACCAGTGGTGCTCAGGTTATTTCCACTGATTTTTTCCGACCGGGAAATACTTATGGAACGCCTTACTTTGTACAGCCGCCTCAAGGAAATGAGTATTTCAATAACCCGATCAATACTTCATGTAAATAAATTATTCCCCGGTTCTGTTTCCAGAACCGGGGGTTTACAGTATATCATTAAAATTCGACTATTTCATTCCTCTCTTATTGATATTATTTATGTTCTAATCTGTCGAAATGGTAAATCATTTTATTTATTCAAAAACATTTTAACCCTTCCTGTTAATCATCATTCTTGTTGCCAGAATATGCTCGCAAGGTCCCTGTCTCAATCCATTTGCTTTATAAAAACTACATTGACAGACTCCATCAGTCAAACGTTGATCTTTATCGATGAAAGCTTCCGTTTTGTGAGTGTAATTATTCTCTTTGATCGTTCCCCGAATATTGAGAACATCATTTTTTACACTATAATCAATTTTCACCTTTCCTTCTGAAATCAACCGATCAGCTTTTTCCTCTAACGGACTTGAGAATCGCAGTTGTTTCATATCCAAAGGCTCCTGAGTCAGTTCACGCACCCTGTATAATCCTGAATTAAGATCATAAATGACTCTTCCCGCCTGTGTATAAGAGGTAAGCGAAGATGAAATGACAGCTGTATCCAGGTTCAGTTTTTTTGAAAGGTCAGCAGTTGTTCCGAACCATGTTTCCTTTAAAGCATTAAAAACTTTTTCCTGAGTCAATAAATCCACATGACCTCTTGGAGCCATCAGATCGAAATTTCCGGCCCTGCTCCAGTCATTAGTAGTCCATCCTGAAAGTCCTAAGGTAAAAGACATATCACCCAGGTCTGCAATATAAAATGAAGGCAGTCCGTTTCCTAATAAGACCACTTTGAAATTTTTAGCAATAGGAATCAATCTTTCCAGAATCAACAACCTTCTTCTCCCCCATATTCTGATCGTTTTACTTTCAGGTCCTTTATAAATAGAACGGTGAAAAGTTAGAACTTCGTACCATGGTTCAAAAACAGCTTGAATCGGTTTACCCGGTTCAAGAATAAAACGCAGTGCTCTTGGCCCTTTTTTCTCCTTAAATCTTCTTAAAAACTGACAGATACTAAAAATATCCATCGGATGTAGATTGAAAGTGGTTGCCGGCAGAGTCATTGCAGAACTTACCTGTAAAAATCCACGGATCCAGGAATCCGGTAAATCTATTTTTTCTTCCTTGTAAAGTTCTTCGTTTGTGGTAAGCGCTTCAAAACCTGAAGGATCAATTTTAAACTCAGTATCCTTATAATCTCTTATCTTTTGAAACTCATTGTAAAGTGAAGCTGAATAATCAATATTGGTAGTTCCACATTTGAACTCATTGATCTCTGTGAAAACATTATAGCTGCTGCTTAGTTTTCCGTAAGTAGATTCGTCCTGACTGAAACATTCAAAGAAAACTTCATCGGGATGAACTGTAATCACCGGGTCTAGCACAAACCATGCGTCTTTATCTTTCTCGTACAAGTAATCAAAGTAAGCCTTTTTTGCGGTATTGAAAGGACCTAACACCCTGTTTTTTTCTTTATAAACATGATCCAGCTCTCCTCTTACTTCAGCCATTCTTTTCCGGACTTCTTCGATCTGAAATTCTGCCATATAATCACTAAGCCAAAGTTTTTCCTGTTCTGCAGCCCATTCTCTGTATTCCGCTCTATCTTTCGGTTTGAAACGGAGATCAGAAACCACTACATCATGCAAAGCTGAAATCGCTTCCCGGAAAGGAATCTTTTTATTAAGCTTCCCTACAAAAAATGTAGGATCTCTTTGCAGATCAGGTGAAAAGCTCATCTGCGTACTCATTGCAGAGTTCGTAACTGCAGTATCTTTATGAAATTTATAATCGAATTGCATGGCTTAAGAGATTAATTGAAGATGAACATTCAGTTGAGGATAAATCATTTTCAGTTCCGAAATGATATTGATGCATTTTGCTTTATCCTGAATGGCTGTTGTTGCAGATAAATCGTCTAAAATTTTACTGACAGTTTCAGCCGATTCTATATTTTTTCTTCCTTCCTTTTCCAGAAAAGTGAAAATCCTGTTTTTAGCAGTTCGTGCTCTGTTTACCCTTGAAAGTACAGATCGGAAATAAAAATTTAATTCCTTAAGCTTTTCAGAATTATCTGCAGCATATTCTTCAAGATAAGAGGTCACGAAAAGCTGGATGTTCTGGCTTGGATGCTGGCTGAGTTTTGTGAGATACTCTAAGCCCTGCTCTTTTTGAAAAATTTCATGATCAGGTTTTTACCAAAACTCTCTACATCAGAACGTACAGAATCTGCAATCCCTACTAAACAATCGGTATCCCAATCTTCATCGGTGAATTCAGTTTGGAAGAAATGAAAAGCAAATTCCCTGCTGTCATCCCATTTTGCATCTAAAATCCCGAGGGCATGGCTGCGGTCTGATTTAATTCTTCCCACATTGTTTTTATAAAAACTCCACGACCACTGTCTCACTGCCAGGAATTCATGATTGGCCAGGGAAATAATCTGTTTTAAAGTGAATCTTGTGTCATCATTCACTTTTTTAAGCAGTTCGAAACCGAAAAGCTGATTTTTTCACACTGTTGGCAAAAATTAACCTTATGATCCATTTTACAGGAATCTTATCAATGGATTTTTCAACCATTTTTCCCAAATAATCTCTGAATAGCTGATGTGAATTTTCAAATTTTTGCTCGATCATCAACACATCAAACAATCTTCCGGTGGTAAGCTCCTGAATTTCAGATTGTGACTCAAACTGATCATTCAATGACAGAATATTTTCTACCACATCTTTATGACTGGAAGACAGCAATTGAAGAAGCTGCAACCAATGATTCCCGATTTCTTCTTTCGGATACTGCTTTAAAAGACTAATTCCATTTTCTCTGATAGACTCATTTTCATTGCTTAATAATAATTCAATAATTGACAATGGAATGTCTGTAACAGGATATTTCCTGGATTTGGAAAGTAAAATTTCACTGGCCAAAAACCTGTTATTATTCAACGGAGAAGTCAACAACTGAGCAATAATATCCCAGCTGATCTCAGAAAAATTAGAAGAAGCCGTTATTTTGAGTTTTTTGGTAGCTGCATCAGCAATTTTATCATTTTCTTCATTACTTTCCAGAGCAATCAATTGTATGATTACTTTTCCAAGCACTGCTTTTTGCCTGTCTTCTGATAAAGACGCTTTTTGAAGTAAATTATTGATGAATTCATTGGACTCTCTTCTTGAGTTCATCATCAAAATCGTGAGAAAATCTGTAGAAGAAAGAAAATAGTGTGTATTATTCTCAATATTCATTTTCGCCCAGTTTCTTGCTTTTTCATTTTCGGAAACCAGTACCAATGCTACAAAACTTTCATTTTGCCTTAGTTCTGTTTCTCTTTTCTCCAAAGCATCAAAACCTAAATTTTGAGGATATTTTGAAGATTTATTAAGCAGCAGAATCATCATTTCAGGTTCTATTCTTTGCAGTAAGTCTTTGTAATTCGCATGAACAGAAAGATTTTCATAAGCAAATTTCATAACCAGATCCATTTTTCCCTGCATCAAAAGCTGAATGTACGCTTCCGGCATTGCATCCCAAAATTCGGGATACAATTCAGGTCTTGAAAAATTTGATTCTGCCCCTATTACAAAGTTTTCCTGAATAGGCTGAGTAACAGTTTGCTTTTCTTTATTAGAGCCAAAAATATTTTTAAATGTACTGATGATATTATCTAATGCTCCCTGCTGTTGATTTTTCTCAGAAGAAACTGAACTTTTATTTGTTCCCGAGTCTACTTTTGTGACCTTGTTTTCCTGATAATAATAATCTGAGCTCCAGAATTCTTCTTTTTTAAGATAAAACTGAAGTTTCGAATCCATTTTACGGGTTGTATCATTCCCGAAAAGAATGCTAGTAAGCAGTAAAGACTGGTAACATTCAGGGAAATCAACTACAGTGTAATGATACCTGCTGCTCTGCCAGTCATAAGTTCCATAAGTACTTAAAGGTCTCCTGTTTGCAGAAGTGTAATCTGCATCGGAATACTGAATAAGAGCATTGACTGCAAACCTTATATATTCTTTTGCTTTATTTTGTTTTCCAAGATCTTTTAAATAGTAAAAACTATTCT of the Chryseobacterium capnotolerans genome contains:
- a CDS encoding phosphatidylinositol-specific phospholipase C domain-containing protein, with the protein product MKKYIYGAAFCMTALLQAQNQCQNPRINQLQIVGTHNSYAQPVDPKVLDMVTPIIKGMMQKYDSMMSEEQKAKFKEYHPNGMDLKEGLNYNHPDFTEQLNANLRGLEIDVYYDPEGSRFSHPTSYEALKAKGITDLAPFNIQGLDQPGFKVLHMADIDFRTHYPTLKDALTTLKTWSDQHPGHTPVFMMIEAKDSGFPILENSTKVLPFDKKTYDDLDTEIIKYLGKDKIITPKEVQGKYNTLKEAVTHNNWPKLNDSKGKFIFMLLPGSAGTLSSKNNPYLINGSLKERVMFLNSEPEDSFAGFILRDNAIVRQKEIQELVKQGYMVRTRSDIETYEAKVNDSTRSKAAFTSGAQVISTDFFRPGNTYGTPYFVQPPQGNEYFNNPINTSCK